The following are encoded together in the Acinetobacter radioresistens DSM 6976 = NBRC 102413 = CIP 103788 genome:
- a CDS encoding PepSY domain-containing protein: MFKKTFFQVHWFLGITAGLILSIMGVTGAIYSYEQQILKWINQDSYVVQAEQRDKLTPAELYQHFHQQSPELKINSITVDTDPAASSTVNIEKKGERRGYNMMVNPYTAEVLPEIQGRKFFQFIQQLHRNLTVGPVGKQITGACTLMLIFFVLSGLYLRWPKKHSWRQWFFIKPRLKGRNFIWDLHAVVGTWVVIFYLILACTGLFWSYEWWRNGMFKVLGVEREQPALQGGNQPRGQEKELQASTGRSGGQQTGDCEADRKRGQGLPPEQVQLALTQAWTGFNAQIEREYSSLTLTLPKKPDGKIELSFTDAVPQHERARNKAVFDYRTSQLENLELYEDKKLNEKIMSSMLPVHRGSFFGSVYQFLVMLAALAMPLFFVTGWMLYLKRRKQKKLTQAARNSSTAHSIDPNAKSWLITYATQTGMSEQLAWRTATSLQEARQPVTVKPIQQLHEADLKQAEHVLFVVSTYGTGEAPDLATGFVKKLMKSDLDLSHLNYAVLALGSQEYPDSYCSFGHEVNHWLKRSGAHPLFDVIEINNGSNEDIQRWNQALARATRLDLSNMNIEKVFDQWILDKRELLNPGSLGRPAYNVELKAKHDVIWQAGDIAEIQPGNSQARIQDFLNQHQLDGNTQVNSINMSLAEALWDRDLTGTVEVFNSVDQLLEQLPALPSREYSIASIPSQQVLRLVVRQCEGADGLGLGSGWLTKHVPLHSPVALRIRTNESFHLIDDNRPIICIGNGTGIAGLMSLLHSRVRQDYTQNWLIFGERQRNCDYFYQSTLEAWQTTGMLQRLDLAFSRDQEQRMYVHHILREHSEELKSWIERGAVIYVCGSINGMASDVDQALIDILGECCVDDLRQNGRYRRDVY, from the coding sequence ATGTTTAAAAAAACATTTTTCCAAGTTCACTGGTTTCTGGGGATTACTGCGGGGCTGATTCTCTCGATTATGGGAGTAACGGGAGCAATTTACTCCTATGAACAGCAAATCTTAAAATGGATTAATCAGGACAGTTATGTAGTTCAGGCCGAACAACGTGACAAGCTGACACCTGCCGAGCTGTATCAACATTTCCATCAGCAGTCGCCTGAACTTAAAATTAACAGTATTACAGTCGACACTGATCCAGCTGCTTCTTCTACAGTCAATATCGAGAAAAAAGGAGAGCGCCGCGGTTATAACATGATGGTAAACCCCTATACCGCAGAAGTTCTACCTGAAATTCAAGGACGCAAGTTTTTCCAGTTTATTCAGCAGCTGCACCGTAATCTAACAGTAGGCCCGGTCGGCAAACAGATTACCGGTGCCTGTACATTAATGCTGATTTTCTTTGTGCTAAGCGGACTCTATTTGCGCTGGCCCAAAAAACATTCATGGCGTCAGTGGTTTTTCATTAAACCCCGCTTAAAGGGACGCAACTTTATCTGGGATTTGCATGCCGTAGTTGGGACTTGGGTAGTGATCTTCTATCTGATTTTGGCCTGTACCGGCTTATTCTGGTCATATGAGTGGTGGCGTAATGGTATGTTTAAGGTACTGGGTGTAGAACGTGAACAGCCTGCTTTACAGGGAGGTAACCAGCCACGAGGGCAAGAAAAAGAATTGCAAGCGTCTACCGGTAGAAGCGGTGGACAGCAGACAGGTGACTGTGAAGCTGATCGTAAGCGTGGTCAGGGCCTTCCTCCCGAACAGGTTCAATTGGCACTGACTCAAGCCTGGACAGGCTTTAATGCACAAATTGAACGTGAATATTCAAGTCTGACCCTGACATTACCTAAAAAACCGGATGGTAAAATTGAGCTGTCCTTTACAGATGCTGTGCCTCAACATGAGCGCGCCCGCAATAAAGCAGTCTTCGATTATCGGACGTCTCAACTTGAAAATCTTGAGCTTTATGAAGATAAAAAGCTGAATGAAAAAATCATGAGCAGCATGTTACCCGTGCACCGGGGCAGTTTCTTTGGATCGGTTTATCAGTTTTTGGTTATGCTGGCAGCACTGGCCATGCCACTCTTCTTTGTTACAGGCTGGATGCTGTATTTAAAACGCCGCAAGCAGAAAAAACTGACACAGGCTGCACGTAACAGCAGTACTGCTCATTCTATTGATCCGAATGCAAAATCCTGGCTCATTACCTATGCTACTCAAACCGGTATGTCTGAACAGCTGGCGTGGCGTACTGCAACCAGCTTACAAGAAGCCCGACAACCGGTTACTGTCAAACCGATACAGCAGCTGCATGAGGCTGACCTTAAACAGGCAGAGCATGTATTATTTGTAGTGAGTACCTACGGTACTGGTGAAGCTCCAGATCTGGCCACTGGTTTTGTTAAAAAGCTAATGAAGAGTGATCTGGATTTAAGCCACTTGAACTATGCTGTTCTGGCCTTGGGTTCACAGGAATATCCTGACAGTTATTGCAGCTTTGGGCATGAGGTGAATCACTGGTTAAAACGCTCTGGTGCTCATCCCCTATTTGATGTCATTGAAATTAATAATGGCAGTAATGAAGATATTCAGCGTTGGAATCAGGCCCTGGCTCGGGCTACCCGGCTTGATTTAAGCAACATGAATATTGAAAAAGTATTTGACCAGTGGATACTGGATAAGCGCGAGCTGCTTAATCCGGGCAGCTTGGGTCGTCCGGCCTATAATGTCGAGCTGAAAGCCAAGCATGATGTAATCTGGCAGGCGGGCGATATTGCCGAGATACAGCCGGGCAATAGCCAAGCACGTATTCAAGACTTTCTGAACCAGCATCAGCTGGATGGCAATACGCAAGTAAATTCAATAAATATGAGCCTTGCAGAGGCTTTATGGGATCGTGACCTGACCGGAACGGTTGAAGTCTTTAATAGCGTTGATCAGTTACTGGAACAGTTACCTGCCCTGCCTTCACGCGAGTATTCGATTGCCAGTATACCTTCACAGCAGGTTTTGCGTCTGGTGGTACGTCAGTGTGAAGGAGCAGATGGTCTTGGTTTGGGGTCAGGCTGGCTGACCAAGCATGTACCCTTACACTCACCGGTGGCACTACGCATTCGTACCAATGAATCTTTCCATCTGATCGATGATAATCGTCCAATTATCTGTATTGGTAATGGAACAGGTATCGCAGGACTGATGAGCCTGCTGCACAGCCGTGTACGCCAAGACTATACGCAAAACTGGCTGATTTTTGGTGAGCGCCAACGCAACTGTGACTACTTCTATCAGTCTACCCTAGAAGCCTGGCAAACTACAGGTATGTTGCAACGTCTGGATCTGGCCTTTTCACGTGATCAGGAGCAGCGTATGTATGTACACCATATTTTACGTGAACATAGCGAAGAGCTAAAAAGCTGGATTGAACGTGGCGCAGTAATTTATGTCTGCGGCAGTATTAACGGAATGGCAAGCGATGTAGATCAGGCCCTGATCGATATTTTGGGTGAGTGCTGTGTGGATGATCTTCGCCAAAATGGCCGCTATCGCCGTGATGTTTATTAA
- a CDS encoding DcaP family trimeric outer membrane transporter, protein MSKVSSRKAFLPQGLAVAVAALMMNSAHAMTEQQELQQLRAEVKELKALIHQHLPQASNQGQNTVASSSALQATPQVVPLSQQSGNNASPPAPATPATGLTARTANGAEVKLYGFVRGDAAYQFEGGRGIFNRINTVTLDNASDKEATEDRFDATATTTRIGVDFKTPIQGADIGGKVEVDFRGGSNNDTVRIRHAYLTYNDWLFGQTTSSFLSSETTPEMLDFNAPLGIGTYRTPMVRYSHTLDANTRYFLGLEKGNDDNRLPAATAKINHKFADGAGVVTGRALLQEVRARALNSTTNQPAPYFDETELGWGLAVGANFKPTDQLTLNADYSHVKGDDKFLLYTENRYTPEGDGIELNEFNAVSLGATYKFTPQWRSTLGYGAIFYDDATGSQNDQLQQGWLNVMFNPVKPITFGAEYVYGERETAAGVKGKDNRIGMMAKYDF, encoded by the coding sequence ATGAGCAAAGTATCTAGCCGAAAAGCTTTTCTGCCACAGGGACTCGCGGTTGCAGTTGCTGCACTGATGATGAACTCGGCACATGCCATGACAGAACAACAAGAGCTTCAACAGCTTCGTGCTGAGGTTAAAGAACTCAAAGCATTGATTCACCAGCATTTACCTCAAGCTTCCAATCAGGGACAAAATACTGTAGCAAGTTCTTCAGCACTGCAAGCTACACCTCAAGTTGTACCTTTATCTCAGCAGTCTGGTAATAATGCCAGCCCGCCGGCACCTGCTACGCCTGCAACCGGTTTAACAGCCCGCACAGCAAATGGGGCGGAAGTTAAGCTTTACGGTTTTGTCCGTGGTGATGCAGCTTATCAGTTTGAAGGTGGAAGAGGGATCTTTAACCGCATTAATACAGTAACTCTGGACAATGCGTCAGATAAGGAAGCCACTGAAGATCGGTTTGATGCAACTGCGACTACTACACGTATCGGAGTGGATTTTAAAACTCCAATCCAGGGTGCAGATATTGGGGGTAAAGTTGAAGTCGATTTCCGTGGTGGAAGCAACAATGACACAGTACGTATTCGTCATGCCTACCTGACTTATAATGACTGGCTGTTTGGTCAGACTACTTCTTCATTCCTTTCTTCTGAAACCACACCAGAAATGTTGGACTTTAATGCACCGCTTGGTATCGGAACCTACCGTACTCCAATGGTACGTTATAGCCATACTCTAGATGCCAATACCCGCTACTTCCTGGGTCTGGAAAAAGGTAATGATGATAACCGTCTGCCAGCAGCTACTGCTAAAATTAACCATAAATTTGCTGATGGTGCAGGCGTAGTAACTGGTCGTGCGCTGTTACAGGAAGTGCGCGCGAGAGCTTTAAATAGCACAACAAATCAACCAGCGCCTTATTTCGATGAAACAGAATTAGGCTGGGGTCTGGCAGTGGGTGCCAACTTTAAACCAACTGACCAGTTAACCTTAAATGCTGATTATTCTCATGTTAAGGGTGATGACAAGTTCCTGCTTTACACAGAAAACCGTTATACCCCTGAGGGCGATGGTATTGAGCTGAATGAATTTAATGCTGTGTCTTTAGGCGCGACCTACAAGTTCACACCGCAGTGGCGTAGTACCTTGGGCTACGGCGCAATATTCTATGATGATGCAACTGGCTCGCAAAATGATCAGCTACAACAAGGCTGGTTAAACGTAATGTTTAATCCGGTTAAACCAATCACTTTTGGTGCTGAATATGTGTATGGTGAGCGTGAAACCGCTGCCGGTGTAAAAGGTAAAGATAATCGCATTGGCATGATGGCTAAATACGATTTCTAA
- the yccS gene encoding YccS family putative transporter yields the protein MKAWLTRVQQATYNTSFMYNVRMIIAFTATAFVPYLLGQQLATIPLTLGVVAAALSDIDDRFSVRIMNLVYTYIGFFITAASIQFLFPYPVLFAIGLIISCIGWILLGSLGRRYATISYGCLVISVYSMLGVHLFDHWYNQPLLLVAGAVWYGVISTISFLLFPVRQVQDKLSQCYSALGDFLFAKSALFDVDMTSDSYQQSMIDLSLENGKLVGIFNEMKTALLTRLKGDRGQRDTRRSLHYYFAAQDIHERVDSAHIDYQKLAKIFEHSDILFRFQRILTIQGKACKDLGESILKRTTYQHNRRFKHAFENLRISLEKLRDEQYYDQVWVNALFALYRNLKSIDAQLRNVETERYVVERSRYLENQLKDDDLKGWDDIVIRIKQHLTPESVLFRHAVRLSIVLFIGYVFVQLTNIQYGYWILLTALFVSQPNFNATKRRLRLRIVGTLVGIIIGYAILYFVPSIEGQLCLLVLSGVLFFELRSKQYAQATAFITILALINFNLDGMGFTAALPRMIDTLIGCALAWFGVSFIWPDWKFRRLPRSIQRALSAQCDYLNEVVQQYHEGRNNGLTYRIVRRSAHNTDAEMASLISTLATEPDFDPLQKSRAFEFLCLSHTFLSYIAALGAHREQVKDQEILKLLDQALDDIRGALLRDETPDLSAQNILIATRERLRQNHEEDQKSLIILQQLSLMLSILQQLSTLKQSLSNEQDNAATELASL from the coding sequence TTGAAAGCTTGGCTTACCCGTGTTCAGCAGGCCACGTACAATACGTCCTTCATGTATAACGTGCGCATGATTATTGCCTTTACTGCAACCGCATTTGTGCCTTATCTGCTGGGTCAGCAACTGGCGACCATTCCTTTAACTTTAGGTGTAGTCGCGGCTGCACTAAGTGATATTGATGACCGTTTTTCAGTCAGGATTATGAATCTGGTCTATACCTATATCGGGTTCTTTATCACGGCTGCTTCCATCCAGTTTCTGTTTCCCTATCCAGTCCTGTTTGCAATCGGGCTGATCATTTCCTGTATTGGCTGGATATTGCTCGGTTCTCTGGGCCGGCGTTATGCCACTATTTCATATGGCTGTCTGGTTATTTCAGTTTACTCAATGCTGGGAGTACACCTGTTTGATCACTGGTATAACCAGCCTTTGCTCTTGGTCGCAGGCGCAGTCTGGTATGGAGTGATTTCCACCATCAGTTTCCTGCTGTTTCCAGTACGTCAGGTACAGGATAAACTTTCCCAATGCTATTCGGCATTGGGTGATTTCCTGTTTGCCAAATCTGCCCTGTTTGATGTTGATATGACATCCGACAGCTATCAGCAAAGTATGATTGACCTGTCACTTGAAAACGGCAAGCTTGTGGGTATTTTCAATGAAATGAAAACTGCCCTGCTCACCCGATTAAAAGGTGACCGGGGTCAACGTGATACCCGTCGCAGTCTGCACTATTATTTTGCGGCCCAAGATATTCATGAGCGGGTTGACTCAGCTCATATTGACTATCAGAAACTTGCGAAAATCTTTGAACATAGTGACATCTTGTTTCGTTTTCAGCGCATTCTCACTATTCAGGGCAAGGCCTGTAAAGACTTGGGTGAAAGTATTTTAAAGCGGACGACGTACCAGCATAACCGCCGCTTCAAGCATGCATTTGAAAACCTGCGTATTTCATTAGAGAAGCTGCGGGACGAACAGTATTATGATCAGGTTTGGGTAAATGCACTGTTTGCCTTGTATCGCAACCTAAAATCGATTGATGCCCAGCTGCGTAATGTTGAAACTGAACGTTATGTAGTTGAAAGAAGCAGATACCTTGAAAACCAGCTTAAAGATGATGATTTAAAAGGCTGGGATGATATTGTAATTCGTATCAAGCAGCATCTGACACCAGAATCTGTCCTGTTTCGCCATGCTGTGCGTTTATCAATTGTACTGTTTATAGGGTATGTGTTCGTACAACTCACCAATATTCAATATGGTTACTGGATTTTGCTCACCGCCCTATTTGTAAGCCAGCCCAACTTTAATGCTACCAAGCGCCGCTTACGTTTGCGTATTGTAGGTACACTGGTCGGTATTATTATTGGATATGCCATTTTATATTTTGTACCTTCAATAGAAGGCCAGCTTTGTTTACTGGTATTAAGCGGCGTTCTGTTTTTTGAGCTGCGCAGTAAACAATATGCCCAAGCTACTGCATTCATTACCATCTTAGCCCTTATCAACTTCAACTTGGACGGAATGGGATTTACCGCCGCCTTACCGCGTATGATAGATACCCTAATCGGCTGCGCGCTGGCATGGTTCGGTGTCAGCTTTATCTGGCCTGACTGGAAATTTCGCCGATTGCCACGCAGTATTCAGCGAGCACTCAGTGCACAGTGCGACTATTTAAATGAAGTCGTTCAGCAATATCATGAGGGCCGTAACAATGGTTTAACCTATCGGATTGTTCGCCGTAGCGCGCACAATACCGATGCTGAAATGGCATCTCTCATTTCTACCTTGGCAACTGAACCCGATTTTGATCCGTTACAGAAAAGTCGGGCATTCGAATTTTTATGTCTGAGCCATACCTTTTTAAGTTACATCGCAGCATTAGGTGCTCATCGGGAACAGGTAAAAGACCAAGAGATTCTTAAACTGCTAGATCAGGCTTTAGATGACATACGCGGCGCTCTGTTACGTGATGAGACACCAGACCTGAGTGCCCAGAATATACTCATTGCAACTCGCGAACGTCTCAGACAAAATCATGAAGAAGATCAAAAGTCTCTGATTATTCTGCAACAACTTTCACTAATGCTCAGTATTTTGCAACAGCTCAGTACGCTCAAGCAAAGCCTTAGCAATGAGCAGGATAATGCTGCGACCGAATTGGCTTCCTTGTAA
- a CDS encoding nitroreductase, with the protein MNPEQVRHVDEAITSRHSVRAFLSTPVDLKLIRDILSVASYAPSGTNTQPWKVYVVYGQKRDALVEAVCQAQIESSQHPELAAQYKETFAYYPSTWISPFIDRRRENGWGLYGLLGIQKGEKEKMAEQQLRNFKLFDAPVGLFFTVNKIMGIGSKMDISMMIQNVMVAAKARGLDTCPQAVWNHFHPLVLEILGAAEDEELVCAVALGYADPEALVNTFITPREPVKNFAVFLD; encoded by the coding sequence ATGAACCCTGAGCAAGTTCGCCATGTCGATGAAGCCATCACCTCCCGTCATTCAGTCCGCGCATTTTTATCCACTCCAGTAGACCTAAAACTGATTCGGGATATTCTTTCAGTAGCCAGCTATGCGCCTTCCGGTACCAACACTCAGCCTTGGAAAGTATATGTTGTTTATGGCCAAAAGCGTGATGCTCTAGTTGAAGCCGTATGTCAGGCTCAGATTGAAAGCAGTCAACATCCAGAACTGGCAGCACAATATAAAGAAACTTTTGCCTACTATCCCTCTACCTGGATTTCCCCTTTTATTGACCGGCGTCGTGAGAATGGCTGGGGACTATATGGTTTGCTAGGCATTCAAAAAGGAGAAAAAGAAAAAATGGCTGAGCAGCAGTTACGTAATTTCAAACTATTCGATGCACCAGTTGGTCTGTTTTTTACCGTTAACAAAATTATGGGAATCGGGTCGAAGATGGATATTTCCATGATGATCCAGAATGTGATGGTTGCCGCTAAAGCTCGCGGTTTAGATACTTGCCCGCAAGCTGTCTGGAATCATTTTCATCCTCTGGTTTTAGAAATTCTGGGCGCTGCGGAAGATGAAGAACTGGTTTGCGCAGTTGCGCTAGGCTACGCCGACCCAGAAGCACTGGTTAATACGTTTATTACTCCACGCGAACCGGTAAAAAATTTTGCAGTTTTTCTGGATTAA
- a CDS encoding DUF934 domain-containing protein: protein MLNTALPVLYKDGTIADNTYQLIGEDGQLPTGDVLLTTAQLEQLAQVQGKKALYLTVNDSPEDHQFPLDALDAIFIEFAGFNDGRGYSFAALLRRQGFQGELRAVGDIFKDVLNYMKRSGFDSFVVKEGKDVEEAAAGLQDFTHPYQASTGVGQANYQTGLFR, encoded by the coding sequence ATGCTTAATACAGCATTACCTGTACTTTATAAAGATGGCACGATTGCGGATAATACCTATCAGCTGATTGGTGAAGATGGTCAGTTACCTACGGGAGATGTCCTACTGACTACAGCACAGCTGGAGCAGCTGGCACAAGTACAAGGTAAAAAGGCACTTTATTTGACAGTCAATGACTCACCAGAAGATCACCAGTTTCCGTTAGATGCACTGGATGCCATCTTTATTGAGTTTGCCGGTTTTAATGATGGCCGTGGTTATTCCTTTGCAGCGTTACTGCGTCGTCAGGGCTTTCAGGGTGAACTACGTGCAGTAGGTGATATTTTTAAGGACGTTTTGAACTATATGAAACGTTCCGGCTTTGACAGTTTCGTAGTTAAGGAAGGTAAAGATGTTGAGGAAGCTGCGGCTGGTCTGCAAGACTTTACTCATCCTTATCAGGCCTCGACGGGTGTAGGACAGGCCAATTATCAGACGGGTCTTTTCCGTTAA
- a CDS encoding nitrite/sulfite reductase: MYLYTDFDQQLVNERVAQFRDQTERYLAGKLTEDEYRPLRLQNGLYVQRYAPMLRMAVPYGLMNSKQLRKIAEISKKYDRGYAHVSTRQNIQLNWPALEDVPDILAELATVQMHAIQTSGNCIRNTTTDQYAGVVAGEIADPRPTCELIRQWSTFHPEFAFLPRKFKIAVSALAEVDRAATAFHDIGVYIVRNAQGELGYKIMVGGGLGRTPIIGSVIREFLPREDLIAYLEAVLRVYNLHGRRDNKYKARIKILVKALTPQVFAEKVEAEFAHTRESLKIQPEVLKKLDEEFTPFDYQNLADEDFTELFEAHPKFKHWFNINTHAHKVQGYRIVTISLKRAGVAPGDMTTEEMNLIADLADRYTFGELRTTHEQNIALVDVPQRDLFELWQTLDAQNLARAHIGFLTDIICCPGGDFCSLANAKSIPIAEAITRRFEDLDTLYNLGQLDLNISGCMNACGHHHVGNIGILGVDKKGAEFYQITLGGNADHDASIGDILGPSFAAEVVPDIIEEILNTYLDLRTDNEKFIDTYRRVGIQTFKERAYA, from the coding sequence ATGTATTTATATACTGATTTCGATCAACAGCTGGTCAATGAACGCGTTGCACAGTTCCGTGATCAAACAGAACGCTATTTAGCCGGTAAACTTACCGAGGATGAATACCGTCCACTGCGCCTCCAGAATGGTCTATATGTACAACGTTACGCACCTATGCTGCGTATGGCAGTACCTTATGGCCTGATGAATTCCAAGCAGTTAAGAAAAATTGCTGAAATTTCAAAAAAATATGACCGTGGTTATGCGCATGTTTCTACCCGTCAGAACATCCAGCTGAACTGGCCGGCACTTGAAGATGTGCCTGACATTCTGGCTGAACTGGCAACAGTACAGATGCATGCAATCCAGACTTCGGGTAACTGTATCCGTAATACGACGACTGACCAGTATGCCGGTGTGGTTGCAGGCGAGATTGCTGATCCGCGACCAACTTGCGAGCTGATCCGCCAGTGGAGTACATTTCACCCGGAATTTGCTTTCTTGCCGCGTAAATTCAAGATTGCTGTTTCAGCACTTGCAGAAGTTGACCGCGCTGCGACTGCGTTTCACGATATTGGTGTTTATATCGTACGTAATGCACAGGGCGAGCTGGGTTATAAAATTATGGTAGGTGGCGGTCTGGGCCGTACTCCTATCATTGGCAGTGTAATCCGTGAATTCCTGCCACGTGAAGACCTAATTGCGTATCTGGAAGCAGTATTACGTGTCTATAACCTGCATGGACGCCGTGACAATAAATATAAAGCACGGATCAAGATTCTGGTTAAAGCCCTGACACCACAAGTATTTGCAGAGAAAGTCGAAGCCGAATTTGCACATACTCGTGAAAGTCTGAAAATTCAGCCAGAAGTTCTTAAAAAGCTGGATGAAGAATTCACACCATTTGATTACCAGAATCTGGCTGATGAAGACTTTACTGAACTGTTTGAAGCTCATCCTAAATTCAAGCACTGGTTTAATATCAATACCCATGCTCATAAAGTGCAGGGTTACCGTATTGTAACCATTTCGCTCAAGCGTGCTGGTGTGGCGCCTGGTGATATGACTACGGAAGAGATGAATCTGATTGCTGACCTGGCAGACCGTTATACATTTGGTGAACTGCGTACTACGCACGAGCAGAATATTGCGCTGGTCGATGTGCCGCAAAGAGACCTGTTTGAATTATGGCAGACTCTTGATGCACAGAACCTGGCACGTGCACATATCGGATTCCTGACAGATATTATCTGCTGTCCGGGCGGAGATTTCTGTTCACTGGCAAATGCCAAGTCTATTCCGATTGCTGAAGCGATTACCCGCCGTTTTGAAGACCTGGATACGCTGTATAATCTGGGTCAGCTTGATCTGAATATTTCAGGCTGTATGAATGCCTGTGGTCATCACCATGTCGGTAACATCGGTATTTTAGGGGTAGACAAAAAAGGCGCTGAGTTTTACCAGATTACACTCGGTGGTAATGCTGACCATGACGCTTCTATTGGCGATATTCTCGGGCCTTCATTTGCAGCTGAAGTGGTACCAGATATTATTGAAGAAATCTTAAATACATATCTGGATTTGCGTACAGACAATGAAAAATTCATTGATACTTACCGCCGCGTAGGAATTCAGACCTTTAAGGAGCGTGCATATGCTTAA
- a CDS encoding multidrug effflux MFS transporter, with translation MDLSKDNSRSHYSLPWLMLLASLTALGPLSIDMYLPALPGMAEEFGVSTQMVANTLPAYFLGLAVGQLIYGPVSDRIGRKKPLYFGLLLYVVASLLCAFATSEWSLIFSRILQALGGCVGVVIARAAIRDRLDVQASAQAFASMMIVMGIAPVMAPALGAWLLIYFEWHAIFVALALIGIICCICVALFFKETLQPERRLKLSARQVLSLYKTIFQDKSFRGPMVIGCFTGAVLFCYISSAASVLIDQYHLSQQHFAYAFGFNAVGITLFSSINKRLARNMSIIQRLKLGGILQLMGVFILLGAGLYDDTALAIVMSGLFLAVSGIGFTGPNAMALAMAEQGSRAGTASAIMGSMQFACGLLGGLILNFLFWSPLLNMALVMLFFIVIGVASIFKSRNSLAL, from the coding sequence ATGGACCTATCCAAGGATAATAGCCGTTCGCACTACAGCTTGCCGTGGCTGATGCTGCTGGCCTCGCTGACTGCTTTAGGCCCGCTTTCGATCGACATGTATCTGCCGGCTTTACCCGGCATGGCAGAGGAATTTGGCGTCAGTACACAAATGGTGGCCAATACCTTGCCAGCCTATTTCTTGGGACTTGCTGTCGGGCAGTTGATTTATGGTCCGGTCAGTGACCGTATTGGACGGAAAAAACCTCTCTATTTTGGTTTGCTTCTGTACGTCGTGGCCAGTCTGCTATGTGCATTCGCTACCAGTGAATGGAGCCTGATTTTCAGCCGAATATTACAGGCCCTAGGCGGATGTGTGGGTGTTGTGATTGCCCGTGCTGCAATCCGTGACCGGCTGGATGTTCAAGCTTCTGCACAGGCTTTTGCCAGTATGATGATTGTGATGGGAATCGCACCTGTCATGGCACCGGCCTTAGGCGCCTGGCTCCTCATCTATTTTGAATGGCATGCTATTTTCGTTGCCTTAGCTCTGATTGGGATAATTTGCTGTATTTGTGTCGCCTTGTTTTTTAAGGAAACCCTGCAACCTGAACGTCGTTTAAAGTTAAGTGCGAGACAGGTGCTCAGTTTATATAAAACAATTTTTCAGGATAAAAGTTTTCGTGGTCCGATGGTGATTGGCTGTTTTACTGGCGCAGTACTGTTTTGCTATATCAGTTCAGCTGCATCCGTCCTGATTGATCAATATCATCTAAGTCAGCAGCATTTTGCCTATGCTTTCGGATTTAATGCCGTAGGGATTACCCTATTTTCATCCATTAATAAACGCTTGGCCCGAAATATGTCGATCATACAGCGTTTAAAGCTTGGTGGAATTCTCCAGTTAATGGGTGTTTTTATTCTGCTTGGTGCAGGACTGTATGACGATACTGCACTTGCTATTGTGATGTCAGGTCTGTTTCTGGCTGTCTCGGGTATTGGTTTTACCGGACCAAATGCAATGGCCTTGGCGATGGCCGAGCAGGGCAGTCGCGCCGGTACAGCCAGCGCAATCATGGGGAGTATGCAATTTGCCTGTGGCCTGCTTGGCGGATTAATCCTGAATTTTCTGTTCTGGAGCCCCCTGCTAAATATGGCACTGGTAATGCTGTTCTTTATCGTAATTGGTGTGGCCAGTATATTTAAAAGCAGAAACTCTCTAGCTCTTTAA